One genomic window of Plasmodium coatneyi strain Hackeri chromosome 12, complete sequence includes the following:
- a CDS encoding Pyruvate dehydrogenase E1 beta subunit has product MQNLVMFFLWVGICLSWSVQSRKESTKLLNFIGRKKNPPGGIRSNIKGNVSTNGTVLLGKEDNTLTINEGNYKNELKKVKVKRNISEALHMATYEEMKRDKSVYVLGEDVGLYGGSYKVTKNLAHFFGFARVLDTPICENSFMGLGIGSSINGLRPIVEGMNLSFLILAFNQISNNACMMRYMCDGQFNIPIVIRGPGGVGKQLGPEHSQRIESYLMSVPGIKIVSCSTPFNARGLLKSAIRDNNPVLFLEHVLLYNVEEEIPLLPYTLPIDRAEVVRRGNHLTILCYGITRHIALEAAKELANINIQVEVIDLISLKPFDLETIGNSLKKTRKCLILDESAGFGGIGAELYTQVVENFSSFLEKRPVRLCTKDVPIAYASRFEDACIVKKEDVVYMATYMHSQSG; this is encoded by the coding sequence ATGCAAAACTTGGTGATGTTTTTCCTCTGGGTGGGAATTTGCCTGAGCTGGTCAGTCCAAAGCAGGAAGGAATCCACAAAACTGCTAAACTTCatcggaaggaaaaaaaacccacCTGGAGGGATAAGAAGTAACATCAAGGGGAATGTGAGCACAAACGGGACAGTCCTACTTGGAAAGGAAGACAATACATTAACAATAAATGAAgggaattacaaaaatgaactgaAAAAGGTTAAAGTAAAGAGGAACATAAGTGAAGCGCTACATATGGCTACATAcgaggaaatgaaaagagaCAAAAGTGTGTACGTATTGGGTGAAGATGTAGGCTTATATGGAGGATCATACAAGGTAACAAAAAACTTGGCTCACTTTTTTGGATTCGCTAGAGTGCTAGACACCCCAATATGTGAAAATTCGTTCATGGGGTTAGGCATTGGATCGAGCATAAATGGATTGAGACCCatagtggaaggaatgaatttgtcatttctcattttagcCTTTAACCAAATTTCCAACAATGCATGCATGATGCGATATATGTGTGACGGGCAGTTTAACATTCCTATTGTGATTAGAGGGCCAGGAGGGGTAGGAAAACAGTTGGGACCAGAACATTCACAGAGAATTGAATCCTATTTGATGAGTGTACCAGGGATAAAAATTGTGTCTTGCTCTACTCCATTCAATGCTAGAGGGTTACTAAAATCGGCCATACGAGACAATAACCCTGTTTTGTTCCTGGAACATGTGTTACTATATAATGTCGAGGAGGAAATACCACTCCTACCATACACCTTACCGATAGATAGGGCTGAAGTAGTCAGAAGAGGAAACCATCTCACCATTTTATGTTACGGAATTACTAGGCATATCGCGCTAGAAGCTGCAAAAGAGCTAGCTAATATTAACATCCAGGTTGAGGTAATCGATTTGATCTCATTAAAACCTTTCGACTTGGAAACAATTGGGAATTCTTTAAAGAAGACAAGGAAGTGTTTAATTCTGGATGAGTCAGCTGGGTTTGGGGGCATTGGTGCTGAGTTGTACACCCAGGTGGTTGagaatttttcctcctttttggagAAGCGGCCTGTCCGTTTGTGCACAAAAGACGTGCCCATAGCGTACGCGAGCAGATTTGAAGACGCCTGCATCGTCAAGAAGGAGGACGTGGTGTATATGGCCACCTACATGCACTCACAGAGCGGGTAG